A stretch of DNA from bacterium:
CCATTCCGTTCGCACAAACTTCCCGAGTTTCCTGTTAATAGCCTCCCGTCTCCCCTCTTGGAATTCGTGAAGGCAGAGTCGCTAGCGACGCAGACCCCGATGGACTTGGCCGGCTGCCTCGTGCTAGCCGCGTGCTCCGTTGCTATTGGTCGACGTTTCCGTGTCGAGGTTCGACCGGGTTGGGAGGAACCAACCAACCTGTTCGTTGTCGTGGTTCTTGATCCAGGAAACCGCAAGACGGCCGTCGTCGCCGACGTAACCCGGCCGATCACCGAGTTTGAGAAATCGGAATGGGAGCGACTCGCGCCGGAGATCACTGACGCTAGAACGCGCCATGAGATTCACAAGAAGCGATACCAGCAGGCGCAGAAGGAGGCCGCGAAGGCTGAACCGCCCGACCGAGACCGACTCGAGCGCCAAGCTATTGAGGCGGCGAATAATCTGGAGTCGCTTCGCGTACCTCCTCACCCTCGAATCTTCGCGGACGATGTGACGCCAGAGAAGCTTGCTCAACTCATCAGCGACTACGATGGGCAGTTCGCTGTACTGTCAGCTGAGGGCGGAATCTTCGAGTCGATGGCCGGAAGGTACAGCCCTAACAACGCACCGAACTTTGACGTGTTCCTCAAAGGCCACGCGGGTGATCCACTTCGAGTCGATCGAGTCAATCGCCCGCCCGACTCCGTCGATAACCCTTGCCTTACGGTCAGCCTCGCGGTCCAGAACGACGTGCTTCGCGGGCTCGCCTCAAAGCCGGGGTTTCGAGGGCGCGGGCTGTTAGCACGGTTTCTGTACGCGATCCCTGAAAGCTCCATCGGTCGCCGAATGATCGGCGCTCCGTCGGTTCCCATGCCGATCCGGCTGGCTTACGAGCAGCGGATTACCGCCATTCTCCAAATGGAGCCGGCCACCGACAACTACGGGAAACCGACCGCTCGTACCATCCGCTTCGATCCGGACGCCGCCGATCGCTTTAGGGCGTTCGAGAAGCAGATCGAACCCGAGCTAGCGCCGTTCGGTGAGCTCGGGTCGATACAGGACTGGGGTTCGAAGCACGTCGGCTCTGTCGCACGCCTCTGCGGAATCATCCATGTCGTCAAGCTGGCAGACGAGCCCTCATTGCCGGACACACGACGAATCGACTTGGCAACGGTCAACGAGGCCATCGAAATCGGTGGATACTTTCGTGCCCACGCCAGGGGCGCGTTCGCAGAAATGGGTGCCGACCCGGAAGTCGAAAACGCACGACACGTAGTGGCCTGGATCTCCCGCAAAGATAGACAGTCGTTCACCGTGCGAGATGCCTACCAGGATCTGAAGGGCCGGTTCAGTAGGGTCGCGGATCTTCAGCCCGCCTTGAAGCTCCTGGTCGAACACGAATACATCCGCGAACAGCACGAAGAAGGCAGAAAGGGCCGGGGGCGGCCTCGAAGTCCTGGATACGACGTGAATCCGATTTTTGGGGATATTGGGAATATTGGGGATCGTAATAGAACAGCCATTTCAGACTTACCTTCCTCATCTGGAACGTCAGATGGGACCAAAACAACTTTTGATTCCCATCCCCATAATCCTCAATATCCTCAGAATTCATCCGACGACGACGATCGAGGCGAGGCAGCGTGATGTCGCGCACCATCGCCACACATTCGGGTCTGTTAACCGACCTCGCCACCATCCTGGCGCGAGGGTACCTGCGGTTGACTAGCACTGCGCCACTTTCCGCCACATCTGGCCACAAAGAGCTTGAACTCTCCGCCGAAGAGAGCCCTCATCGTGATGACCACCACGGAGATCAAGGATGCCCACGGATACCAGCGTGATCCGCCAGATCCATCGCCTTCAACAGATGACGGTC
This window harbors:
- a CDS encoding DUF3987 domain-containing protein, whose amino-acid sequence is MSFKTGDGRPLILYCHGPGNCAPEDVLESCGRTWADFDDTPRSAKKVSTMNREKNLSPANPTVGTRFRGAVITKVYDYHDENGNVVFRACRTANKDFPIARPDSRSRTDWYWGRDHVDTVLYGLPAVLEAVEAGRTIYIVEGEKDADAINEHDPDSTGYVATTAPLGARKWRSEYADALDGAAHVVVWADRDKAGTDHAKLILESLQGRAGNLEAVQAKEGKDASDHLSTGHGLNDVVPIELGIDDHPPADADRTDSWGPPIPFRSHKLPEFPVNSLPSPLLEFVKAESLATQTPMDLAGCLVLAACSVAIGRRFRVEVRPGWEEPTNLFVVVVLDPGNRKTAVVADVTRPITEFEKSEWERLAPEITDARTRHEIHKKRYQQAQKEAAKAEPPDRDRLERQAIEAANNLESLRVPPHPRIFADDVTPEKLAQLISDYDGQFAVLSAEGGIFESMAGRYSPNNAPNFDVFLKGHAGDPLRVDRVNRPPDSVDNPCLTVSLAVQNDVLRGLASKPGFRGRGLLARFLYAIPESSIGRRMIGAPSVPMPIRLAYEQRITAILQMEPATDNYGKPTARTIRFDPDAADRFRAFEKQIEPELAPFGELGSIQDWGSKHVGSVARLCGIIHVVKLADEPSLPDTRRIDLATVNEAIEIGGYFRAHARGAFAEMGADPEVENARHVVAWISRKDRQSFTVRDAYQDLKGRFSRVADLQPALKLLVEHEYIREQHEEGRKGRGRPRSPGYDVNPIFGDIGNIGDRNRTAISDLPSSSGTSDGTKTTFDSHPHNPQYPQNSSDDDDRGEAA